The following are encoded in a window of Colius striatus isolate bColStr4 chromosome 25, bColStr4.1.hap1, whole genome shotgun sequence genomic DNA:
- the CRTC1 gene encoding CREB-regulated transcription coactivator 1 isoform X2, producing the protein MAASNNPRKFSEKIALHNQKQAEETAAFEEVMKDLSLTRAHRLQLQKTQYLQLGQSRGQYYGGSLPNVNQIGNSAMDLPFQTPFQSSGLDTSRTTRHHGLVDRVYRDRNRLGSPHRRPLSVDKHGRQVDSCPYGTVYLSPPSDTSWRRTNSDSALHQSTMTPAQQESFSGGSQDMQQKRVLLLTVPGMEETTSEADKTLSKQGWDTKKTGSSRPKSCEVPGINIFPSADQENTTTLIPATHNTGGSLPDLTNIHFPSPLPTPLDPEESTFPALSSSNSTGNLAANLTHLGISTASQGMTPAPAPSQQHRQPAVSPLSLSADSRRPQSQQMSPTLSPLSPITQAVAMDALSLEQQLPPYPFFTQTTSQQQQQTQVASTLPQNTPLMQTSGLQRGTQLPPLSVTVPSTIPQSPPGSQTQPSMGIDINSHSSILGSVFGDSYYDQQMTARQANALSHQLEQFNMIENAISSNSLYSPCSTLNYSQAAMMGLTGSHGSLQDAQQLNYSSHGNIPNIILTVTGESPPSLSKELTSSLAGVGDVNFDADSQFPLDELKIDPLTLDGLHMLNDPDMVLTDPATEDTFRMDRL; encoded by the exons TTACAGCTGCAGAAAACCCAATATTTGCAACTGGGACAGAGTCGTGGCCAGTACTACGGTGGGTCACTGCCAAATGTGAATCAGATTGGAAACAGTGCCATGGATCTCCCCTTCCAG ACTCCTTTTCAGTCGTCGGGGCTGGACACGAGCAGAACAACCCGGCATCACGGGCTGGTGGACAGAGTGTATCGGGACAGGAACCGTCTCGGCTCCCCGCATCGACGCCCTCTCTCTGTGGATAAACATGGAAGACAA GTGGACAGCTGTCCCTATGGCACTGTGTATCTGTCCCCTCCATCAGACACAAGCTGGAGAAG GACAAATTCGGATTCTGCCTTGCACCAGAGTACCATGACTCCAGCTCAGCAAGAATCCTTTTCAGGAGGATCCCAGGACATGCAGCAGAAAAGAG ttttgttgCTGACTGTCCCTGGAATGGAGGAAACCACCTCTGAGGCCGACAAAACCCTCTCTAAGCAAGGATGGGACACTAAAAAG ACTGGGTCATCAAGACCTAAATCATGTGAAGTTCCAGGAATCAA CATCTTTCCATCAGCTGACCAGGAAAACACTACAACACTGATTCCTGCCACGCATAACACGGGTGGCTCCCTGCCAGACCTGACAAACATCcacttcccttcccctctcccaaCACCGCTGGACCCCGAGGAATCCACAttcccagccctgagcagctcCAATAGCACCGGGAACCTGGCTGCCAACCTGACTCACTTGGGCATCAGCACTGCCAGTCAGG GAATGACGCCAGCGCCAGCCCCGTCCCAGCAGCACCGTCAGCCGGCCGTCAGCCCCCTGTCCCTGAGCGCGGACTCGAGGCGGCCACAGTCCCAGCAGATGTCCCCCACGCTTTCCCCCTTGTCACCAATTACTCAG GCCGTGGCTATGGATGCATTGTCTCTGGAGCAACAGCTTCCCCCATACCCATTTTTTACCCAGACAACTTcccaacaacagcagcagaccCAGGTGGCAAGTACCCTGCCTCAGAACACTCCTCTAATGCAGACGTCGGGTTTACAGCGAGGAACGCAGCTCCCGCCGCTCTCCGTCACGGTACCTTCCACCATCCCTCAGTCACCCCCAGGCAGCCAGACCCAACCCTCCATGGGCATCGACATCAACTCG cattcttCCATTCTGGGGAGTGTATTTGGTGACTCCTATTATGATCAGCAGATGACAGCTAGGCAGGCTAATGCCCTATCCCATCAG CTTGAACAGTTTAACATGATAGAAAACGCCATTAGTTCCAACAGCCTGTACAGCCCTTGCTCCACCCTTAACTACTCCCAGGCGGCGATGATGGGACTCACGGGCAGCCACGGCAGCTTGCAGGACGCTCAGCAGCTGAACTACTCCAGCCACGGAAACATCCCCAACATCATCCTTACAG TGACAGGAGAATCTCCTCCCAGCTTATCAAAAGAACTGACCAGCTCTTTGGCAGGAGTGGGCGACGTCAACTTTGACGCCGATTCCCAGTTCCCTCTGGATGAACTCAAAATTGACCCTTTAACCCTGGATGGACTGCACATGCTCAACGACCCCGACATGGTCCTCACCGACCCCGCCACAGAGGACACGTTCCGGATGGACCGGCTGTGA
- the CRTC1 gene encoding CREB-regulated transcription coactivator 1 isoform X3, translating to MAASNNPRKFSEKIALHNQKQAEETAAFEEVMKDLSLTRAHRLQLQKTQYLQLGQSRGQYYGGSLPNVNQIGNSAMDLPFQTPFQSSGLDTSRTTRHHGLVDRVYRDRNRLGSPHRRPLSVDKHGRQVDSCPYGTVYLSPPSDTSWRRTNSDSALHQSTMTPAQQESFSGGSQDMQQKRVLLLTVPGMEETTSEADKTLSKQGWDTKKTGSSRPKSCEVPGINIFPSADQENTTTLIPATHNTGGSLPDLTNIHFPSPLPTPLDPEESTFPALSSSNSTGNLAANLTHLGISTASQGMTPAPAPSQQHRQPAVSPLSLSADSRRPQSQQMSPTLSPLSPITQAVAMDALSLEQQLPPYPFFTQTTSQQQQQTQVASTLPQNTPLMQTSGLQRGTQLPPLSVTVPSTIPQSPPGSQTQPSMGIDINSLEQFNMIENAISSNSLYSPCSTLNYSQAAMMGLTGSHGSLQDAQQLNYSSHGNIPNIILTVTGESPPSLSKELTSSLAGVGDVNFDADSQFPLDELKIDPLTLDGLHMLNDPDMVLTDPATEDTFRMDRL from the exons TTACAGCTGCAGAAAACCCAATATTTGCAACTGGGACAGAGTCGTGGCCAGTACTACGGTGGGTCACTGCCAAATGTGAATCAGATTGGAAACAGTGCCATGGATCTCCCCTTCCAG ACTCCTTTTCAGTCGTCGGGGCTGGACACGAGCAGAACAACCCGGCATCACGGGCTGGTGGACAGAGTGTATCGGGACAGGAACCGTCTCGGCTCCCCGCATCGACGCCCTCTCTCTGTGGATAAACATGGAAGACAA GTGGACAGCTGTCCCTATGGCACTGTGTATCTGTCCCCTCCATCAGACACAAGCTGGAGAAG GACAAATTCGGATTCTGCCTTGCACCAGAGTACCATGACTCCAGCTCAGCAAGAATCCTTTTCAGGAGGATCCCAGGACATGCAGCAGAAAAGAG ttttgttgCTGACTGTCCCTGGAATGGAGGAAACCACCTCTGAGGCCGACAAAACCCTCTCTAAGCAAGGATGGGACACTAAAAAG ACTGGGTCATCAAGACCTAAATCATGTGAAGTTCCAGGAATCAA CATCTTTCCATCAGCTGACCAGGAAAACACTACAACACTGATTCCTGCCACGCATAACACGGGTGGCTCCCTGCCAGACCTGACAAACATCcacttcccttcccctctcccaaCACCGCTGGACCCCGAGGAATCCACAttcccagccctgagcagctcCAATAGCACCGGGAACCTGGCTGCCAACCTGACTCACTTGGGCATCAGCACTGCCAGTCAGG GAATGACGCCAGCGCCAGCCCCGTCCCAGCAGCACCGTCAGCCGGCCGTCAGCCCCCTGTCCCTGAGCGCGGACTCGAGGCGGCCACAGTCCCAGCAGATGTCCCCCACGCTTTCCCCCTTGTCACCAATTACTCAG GCCGTGGCTATGGATGCATTGTCTCTGGAGCAACAGCTTCCCCCATACCCATTTTTTACCCAGACAACTTcccaacaacagcagcagaccCAGGTGGCAAGTACCCTGCCTCAGAACACTCCTCTAATGCAGACGTCGGGTTTACAGCGAGGAACGCAGCTCCCGCCGCTCTCCGTCACGGTACCTTCCACCATCCCTCAGTCACCCCCAGGCAGCCAGACCCAACCCTCCATGGGCATCGACATCAACTCG CTTGAACAGTTTAACATGATAGAAAACGCCATTAGTTCCAACAGCCTGTACAGCCCTTGCTCCACCCTTAACTACTCCCAGGCGGCGATGATGGGACTCACGGGCAGCCACGGCAGCTTGCAGGACGCTCAGCAGCTGAACTACTCCAGCCACGGAAACATCCCCAACATCATCCTTACAG TGACAGGAGAATCTCCTCCCAGCTTATCAAAAGAACTGACCAGCTCTTTGGCAGGAGTGGGCGACGTCAACTTTGACGCCGATTCCCAGTTCCCTCTGGATGAACTCAAAATTGACCCTTTAACCCTGGATGGACTGCACATGCTCAACGACCCCGACATGGTCCTCACCGACCCCGCCACAGAGGACACGTTCCGGATGGACCGGCTGTGA
- the CRTC1 gene encoding CREB-regulated transcription coactivator 1 isoform X1, with product MAASNNPRKFSEKIALHNQKQAEETAAFEEVMKDLSLTRAHRLQLQKTQYLQLGQSRGQYYGGSLPNVNQIGNSAMDLPFQTPFQSSGLDTSRTTRHHGLVDRVYRDRNRLGSPHRRPLSVDKHGRQVDSCPYGTVYLSPPSDTSWRRTNSDSALHQSTMTPAQQESFSGGSQDMQQKRVLLLTVPGMEETTSEADKTLSKQGWDTKKTGSSRPKSCEVPGINIFPSADQENTTTLIPATHNTGGSLPDLTNIHFPSPLPTPLDPEESTFPALSSSNSTGNLAANLTHLGISTASQGMTPAPAPSQQHRQPAVSPLSLSADSRRPQSQQMSPTLSPLSPITQAVAMDALSLEQQLPPYPFFTQTTSQQQQQTQVASTLPQNTPLMQTSGLQRGTQLPPLSVTVPSTIPQSPPGSQTQPSMGIDINSASLQQYRSNAGSPANQSPTSPVSNQGFSPGSSPQHSSILGSVFGDSYYDQQMTARQANALSHQLEQFNMIENAISSNSLYSPCSTLNYSQAAMMGLTGSHGSLQDAQQLNYSSHGNIPNIILTVTGESPPSLSKELTSSLAGVGDVNFDADSQFPLDELKIDPLTLDGLHMLNDPDMVLTDPATEDTFRMDRL from the exons TTACAGCTGCAGAAAACCCAATATTTGCAACTGGGACAGAGTCGTGGCCAGTACTACGGTGGGTCACTGCCAAATGTGAATCAGATTGGAAACAGTGCCATGGATCTCCCCTTCCAG ACTCCTTTTCAGTCGTCGGGGCTGGACACGAGCAGAACAACCCGGCATCACGGGCTGGTGGACAGAGTGTATCGGGACAGGAACCGTCTCGGCTCCCCGCATCGACGCCCTCTCTCTGTGGATAAACATGGAAGACAA GTGGACAGCTGTCCCTATGGCACTGTGTATCTGTCCCCTCCATCAGACACAAGCTGGAGAAG GACAAATTCGGATTCTGCCTTGCACCAGAGTACCATGACTCCAGCTCAGCAAGAATCCTTTTCAGGAGGATCCCAGGACATGCAGCAGAAAAGAG ttttgttgCTGACTGTCCCTGGAATGGAGGAAACCACCTCTGAGGCCGACAAAACCCTCTCTAAGCAAGGATGGGACACTAAAAAG ACTGGGTCATCAAGACCTAAATCATGTGAAGTTCCAGGAATCAA CATCTTTCCATCAGCTGACCAGGAAAACACTACAACACTGATTCCTGCCACGCATAACACGGGTGGCTCCCTGCCAGACCTGACAAACATCcacttcccttcccctctcccaaCACCGCTGGACCCCGAGGAATCCACAttcccagccctgagcagctcCAATAGCACCGGGAACCTGGCTGCCAACCTGACTCACTTGGGCATCAGCACTGCCAGTCAGG GAATGACGCCAGCGCCAGCCCCGTCCCAGCAGCACCGTCAGCCGGCCGTCAGCCCCCTGTCCCTGAGCGCGGACTCGAGGCGGCCACAGTCCCAGCAGATGTCCCCCACGCTTTCCCCCTTGTCACCAATTACTCAG GCCGTGGCTATGGATGCATTGTCTCTGGAGCAACAGCTTCCCCCATACCCATTTTTTACCCAGACAACTTcccaacaacagcagcagaccCAGGTGGCAAGTACCCTGCCTCAGAACACTCCTCTAATGCAGACGTCGGGTTTACAGCGAGGAACGCAGCTCCCGCCGCTCTCCGTCACGGTACCTTCCACCATCCCTCAGTCACCCCCAGGCAGCCAGACCCAACCCTCCATGGGCATCGACATCAACTCG GCTTCACTCCAGCAGTACCGCAGTAATGCTGGCTCCCCAGCCAACCAGTCTCCCACCTCTCCTGTCTCCAATCAAGGCTTCTCTCCTGGCAGCTCCCCTCAA cattcttCCATTCTGGGGAGTGTATTTGGTGACTCCTATTATGATCAGCAGATGACAGCTAGGCAGGCTAATGCCCTATCCCATCAG CTTGAACAGTTTAACATGATAGAAAACGCCATTAGTTCCAACAGCCTGTACAGCCCTTGCTCCACCCTTAACTACTCCCAGGCGGCGATGATGGGACTCACGGGCAGCCACGGCAGCTTGCAGGACGCTCAGCAGCTGAACTACTCCAGCCACGGAAACATCCCCAACATCATCCTTACAG TGACAGGAGAATCTCCTCCCAGCTTATCAAAAGAACTGACCAGCTCTTTGGCAGGAGTGGGCGACGTCAACTTTGACGCCGATTCCCAGTTCCCTCTGGATGAACTCAAAATTGACCCTTTAACCCTGGATGGACTGCACATGCTCAACGACCCCGACATGGTCCTCACCGACCCCGCCACAGAGGACACGTTCCGGATGGACCGGCTGTGA